Part of the Sulfuricurvum kujiense DSM 16994 genome, ATCAACTACTCTTTTCCGCTGTACCGACCGCCGGCAGAAGCCGATAACGTTATTCTTCAAGCGACCTACGGCTGCAGTCATAACCAGTGTACTTTTTGCTCCATGTATAAGACAAAGAAGTATCAGATACGAGAGATCAGCGATCTTTTTAAAGATATCGATACGCTTGCCGCATTGTACCCCGATGCCAACAAAGTGTTTTTGGGAGACGGCGATGCTTTATCGCTGCCGACAGAGTACATGATCACCGTATTACAGTATTTGAAACGTTCATTTCCTAGACTCAGCAGAGTTTCCGTGTATGCGACGGCTCAAAATGTTTTAGAAAAATCAGAGGAAGAGTTACGGCTGTTACAAGCCAATCTTCTTAATTTGATCTACTTCGGTATTGAAACGGGCAACGATGGCTTGTTAAAAAAGATTAACAAGGGGGTAAGCGCGAAGCAAATCATCGAATCGCTGAACAAGGCATCGGCTGCTAAAATAAAAATCTCTGCGACGGTTATTCTGGGCATCGGCGGTGAAGAATACACGGCAGAGCATATCAAAGATACTGCCGCAATCATTAACGCTTCAACGATCAATTATCTTTCGACATTGCAACTGGGGTTGGAGAACGATGTTAAAGAGCGATTTCTCAAATGCTTCGAACATTTTCAAATGCTCAATGACTACCAAATTCTTGATGAACAGAAACGATTTCTGGAATTGCTTCACCCCGTCAATAAAGTGATTTTTAGATCAAACCATGCTTCCAATGCTTTGCATCTGGCCGGAACTCTTCCTAAAGATACGATGAGATTGCTGGATGAAGTAAAATTCGCGCTTGCTATAGGCGAGAGGGCTTTTATTCCGGAGCGATTTAGAGGGTTTTGATTTCACTACAACATAATTTTTCATTTTGCAACATATTTGCAACACTAAAGAGAAAGAATTAGTATATCCCAATGGTTTGGAGGTAGCAATGTCTTTAGTCTCCTCATCCTTACATACCTTAAGAAGTATCCTCGCTTCGTCAATCAATGAAGAGGGTATAACATTGATCGATTCGACGCCGACCATTTACGGTTATTCGGCAGAGGGGGAATATGTTAAGCACGCCAATTTAAAAGGTGTCGAGTCTTTTATTAATCGATATGGCAAATCAGTTGCTATGTCAAGCAACGGTAAATTCGCTTTGGTCAGCGATCAAACGAATAACCGGGCTTTATTTTTATCTCTTGAGCCGATCAAGATGCTTTCGATCATATCAATGCCTAAGCCAGATGTTGTTTTATTTAACGAAGACAGTACATTGCTGATTATCGGAAGCGAATCGGGTCGGTTGGATATCTACAAGACGGATGATTGCTCGCGAATCCTCGAATTGCATTTTTCGGATTCGATTGTGTGTGCCGCATTTTCAAAAAACGGTACGAGTGTCGCTATCGCGACGATGGATAAAAAAATACACCTGTACCGCCTCGATGCCGGCAAAATCATCCACGCTTTTCGTGTGGACGGGATAGTCGAATCTTTAACCTTCTCTGCAGATCATAATAAAATCATTGGATTTACCCGCTTTGGAGCTACGTATGTCCTTAATATTTTGCTAAAGCAACAATTTATCGGAGACCCTACTTTTGAATGGCCGACTCGTGTTGCGTCGGGCTTTAATGATAATATTGTTTTACTCGGAACAAGAAGCAATCAACTATTGATTTACAATAATTCAGACGGTATCAAATTGGGATGTTTCAATTTCAATTTCTGGGGCATTACTTCGCTTAGCGTATCCGCGGAAAAAGTTTTGGTCGGATTTTCAGATGGAAACGGTGTCGTTATCGACATGAATGAAACACTCAAAGAGGCATCAAGCGCACTTGAAGGCGGAAATATTGCCAAACTCTCTCGTCTCGTAGCGGAACAGCCTCTGATTTTTATTAATCAGGATTTGTGTACGAAAATGGAGCGGCATTATGAAGCGATTTTTCGTTTCAAGCCTTCGGGCGTTAATGAGCGCAAAGGGCATGAAGCCATTGTATCGCTGATTATAGCCGACAGTACATTGCGTAGGGAATTGATGCAGAGTTTGTACAGCTCTGAAGAGATCGTACCGTTTATGGAGAAAATTTCGCTCGGAAATGCTCAAGGGGCCTGTACATCAGTGTATAAATCCCCCCATTTACGGCAGTTGCGCGAGTTTCATGAAGTCCGCTCCAGCTGTTTAAAAGAGCTTATGCACGAAATAAAGCTTTTGGAGATCGATCCGGAGAAGTTTAACGAATACATCTCATCTGTAGAGGGCGGATGCAATAAATGCGTTCATAATCTCATTCCAAGACCGGAGGAACTCGAAGAGAATTATAAAAAACTGCTTTCCAGCGCATCTTCAGGAAATTTCTCGGCTTTGGCGGAAATAGGCGAACAGCACGAGATATTGCGACAGACAAAAGTTTACCGCCGTTTTATGAATTATGGTGAAGCCCTTATCGACAAAATACTCGCACGAATGGCGGCAGGAAAAATGGATCAAGCCGAAGAGTATGCTGTGAAGCTGATCAAAATAAAGCCGTTTTTCCATACCGGTAACTATTTTAAAAATCAAATCAAAGCTTTTGACGCGTTTGTCAGTTACGCTGCGGGTAATAACCTCGCAAAGCTGTTTTTGCTCTCAACCGAATATCCTGCACTGCGAACGACACAGATTTTTAAAGACCAAATCGATACCTATAAAAGAAATATTGTGACGCCTGCTAATAATCTTGCAAAAAACGGAGAAGTGACGAAAGTCATGAAGCTATTAGCCCCATATTTGACTATAGAATATTTCGAAGAAAAAAATCTTTTGCTTTTTAAAAAAGCTTTGGTTCATGAGATTGAGCTGTATGCGCCTATCGGAGAAGAACAATTGTTACTCGAACGTTATCACGGATATTTTGGGTGGGACAACGAATATGCT contains:
- a CDS encoding radical SAM protein, producing the protein MINYSFPLYRPPAEADNVILQATYGCSHNQCTFCSMYKTKKYQIREISDLFKDIDTLAALYPDANKVFLGDGDALSLPTEYMITVLQYLKRSFPRLSRVSVYATAQNVLEKSEEELRLLQANLLNLIYFGIETGNDGLLKKINKGVSAKQIIESLNKASAAKIKISATVILGIGGEEYTAEHIKDTAAIINASTINYLSTLQLGLENDVKERFLKCFEHFQMLNDYQILDEQKRFLELLHPVNKVIFRSNHASNALHLAGTLPKDTMRLLDEVKFALAIGERAFIPERFRGF
- a CDS encoding WD40 repeat domain-containing protein encodes the protein MSLVSSSLHTLRSILASSINEEGITLIDSTPTIYGYSAEGEYVKHANLKGVESFINRYGKSVAMSSNGKFALVSDQTNNRALFLSLEPIKMLSIISMPKPDVVLFNEDSTLLIIGSESGRLDIYKTDDCSRILELHFSDSIVCAAFSKNGTSVAIATMDKKIHLYRLDAGKIIHAFRVDGIVESLTFSADHNKIIGFTRFGATYVLNILLKQQFIGDPTFEWPTRVASGFNDNIVLLGTRSNQLLIYNNSDGIKLGCFNFNFWGITSLSVSAEKVLVGFSDGNGVVIDMNETLKEASSALEGGNIAKLSRLVAEQPLIFINQDLCTKMERHYEAIFRFKPSGVNERKGHEAIVSLIIADSTLRRELMQSLYSSEEIVPFMEKISLGNAQGACTSVYKSPHLRQLREFHEVRSSCLKELMHEIKLLEIDPEKFNEYISSVEGGCNKCVHNLIPRPEELEENYKKLLSSASSGNFSALAEIGEQHEILRQTKVYRRFMNYGEALIDKILARMAAGKMDQAEEYAVKLIKIKPFFHTGNYFKNQIKAFDAFVSYAAGNNLAKLFLLSTEYPALRTTQIFKDQIDTYKRNIVTPANNLAKNGEVTKVMKLLAPYLTIEYFEEKNLLLFKKALVHEIELYAPIGEEQLLLERYHGYFGWDNEYAQVCLTLKVEPNLTRKPDIRISEYKTVTTLLQGSRVLRTLQNQETA